One part of the Aliivibrio fischeri ATCC 7744 = JCM 18803 = DSM 507 genome encodes these proteins:
- the queC gene encoding 7-cyano-7-deazaguanine synthase QueC, whose amino-acid sequence MSTAIVVFSGGQDSTTCLIQALTQYDHVHCITFDYGQRHNQEIEVAKKVAIELGAASHKVMDVGLLNELAVSSLTRDNIPVSHELQENGLPNSFVPGRNILFLTLAGIYAYQLGAEAVITGVCETDFSGYPDCRDEFVKSINQSLVLGMDRQLEIKTPLMWLNKAETWALADKYGKLDYVRNHTLTCYNGVIGDGCGDCPSCDLRKNGLDAYLENKESVMADLESKL is encoded by the coding sequence ATGTCGACTGCAATCGTTGTATTTAGTGGCGGACAAGATTCCACCACCTGTTTAATTCAAGCATTAACTCAATATGATCATGTTCATTGTATTACTTTTGATTATGGCCAACGTCATAATCAAGAGATTGAAGTAGCTAAAAAAGTCGCTATTGAACTTGGTGCAGCTTCTCATAAAGTCATGGATGTCGGCTTATTAAATGAATTAGCCGTTAGTTCACTTACTCGTGACAACATTCCTGTTTCTCATGAGCTTCAAGAAAATGGCCTACCAAACTCTTTCGTTCCCGGTCGTAATATTCTCTTCTTAACGCTTGCGGGCATCTATGCGTATCAATTAGGCGCTGAAGCCGTCATTACAGGTGTCTGTGAGACAGATTTCTCAGGTTACCCAGATTGTCGTGATGAGTTCGTAAAATCCATTAACCAATCACTTGTTCTTGGTATGGATCGCCAGCTAGAAATTAAAACACCACTAATGTGGTTAAATAAAGCCGAAACATGGGCCCTTGCTGATAAGTATGGCAAATTAGACTATGTTCGTAATCATACTCTAACCTGTTATAACGGTGTGATTGGTGACGGTTGTGGCGATTGCCCATCGTGTGATTTGCGAAAAAATGGCTTAGATGCTTACCTAGAAAATAAAGAATCTGTAATGGCTGATTTAGAATCTAAACTTTAA
- a CDS encoding Lrp/AsnC family transcriptional regulator, which translates to MGKHELDKVDTTLLSLLQKDCTVSLQELADAVNLTTTPCWKRLKRLEEEGIIEKKVALLNPEKLGLSFNAFVLIKTSNHSQEWYNRFVDTVSDFPEVMEFYRMAGEYDYMMKVLAEDMKAFDGFYKKLVNSIDDISNVTSTFAMEPLKYTTELPL; encoded by the coding sequence ATGGGGAAGCATGAGCTAGATAAGGTGGATACAACTTTACTTTCATTATTGCAAAAAGATTGCACTGTTTCATTACAAGAGTTAGCTGATGCAGTTAATTTAACCACAACGCCGTGTTGGAAGCGATTAAAGAGACTTGAAGAAGAAGGCATTATTGAAAAGAAAGTAGCGTTACTTAATCCTGAAAAACTAGGCTTGAGCTTTAACGCGTTTGTTTTGATTAAAACCTCCAATCATTCACAAGAATGGTATAACCGGTTTGTTGATACGGTGTCAGATTTTCCTGAAGTCATGGAATTTTATCGAATGGCAGGAGAATACGACTATATGATGAAAGTACTTGCTGAAGACATGAAAGCGTTTGACGGGTTTTATAAGAAGTTGGTTAATAGTATTGATGACATATCAAATGTAACCAGTACATTTGCTATGGAGCCGCTGAAATACACGACTGAATTGCCGCTATAA
- a CDS encoding pseudouridine synthase gives MIGAQNLVHHHDKKPLKEKQDRIYIAFNKPVGITCTTERHVEGNIVDYINHEQRIFPIGRLDKPSDGLIFLTNDGDIVNKILRAGNAHEKEYVVRVDKPITDEFLQKMAAGVPILDTVTLPCKIKQESRFVFRITLTQGLNRQIRRMCEYLDYEVFKLKRVRIMNIDLGKLASGEWRYLSQAEMDHLNGMIGTSSKTEEASRKVKEIDGKVRVLKKASSGRNHHSNNTFKENRREKAKEGRFSKSAPKRKNDRKEQGKPQSEIKVWRPK, from the coding sequence GTGATTGGTGCTCAAAACCTGGTTCATCACCATGATAAGAAGCCGTTAAAAGAGAAACAAGATCGTATTTATATTGCTTTTAATAAGCCTGTTGGAATTACTTGTACGACAGAGCGACATGTTGAAGGTAATATTGTTGATTACATTAATCATGAGCAGCGTATTTTTCCTATTGGTCGATTGGATAAACCGTCAGATGGTTTAATATTCTTAACTAATGATGGCGATATTGTAAATAAGATCCTGCGAGCGGGTAACGCCCATGAAAAAGAATATGTGGTTCGTGTTGATAAGCCGATTACTGATGAGTTTTTACAAAAAATGGCTGCGGGTGTACCGATCCTAGATACGGTAACTTTGCCATGTAAGATTAAGCAAGAATCTCGATTTGTATTTCGTATCACTTTGACTCAAGGATTGAATCGTCAAATTCGTAGAATGTGTGAGTACTTAGATTATGAAGTATTCAAATTAAAACGTGTTCGTATTATGAATATTGATTTAGGTAAGCTTGCTTCAGGAGAATGGCGTTATTTAAGTCAAGCTGAGATGGACCACCTAAACGGAATGATTGGTACATCAAGTAAGACAGAAGAAGCGTCTCGCAAAGTAAAAGAAATTGACGGTAAAGTTCGTGTATTGAAAAAAGCGAGTTCAGGAAGAAATCATCACTCAAATAATACGTTTAAAGAAAATCGTCGTGAAAAAGCCAAAGAAGGGCGTTTTAGCAAATCGGCACCTAAGCGTAAAAATGATCGTAAAGAGCAAGGTAAGCCACAATCTGAAATAAAAGTATGGCGACCAAAATAG
- a CDS encoding PLP-dependent cysteine synthase family protein has protein sequence MCTDHNWINNAIRKIEADYQRSADTHLIKLDLPMLEGIDVYLKDESTHPTGSLKHRLARSLFLYAISNGWIGPNTPIIESSSGSTAVSEAYFARLLGLPFIAVVPRKTATKKIEMIKFYGGQAHFVERSDEIYAESRRLAEELNGHYMDQFTYAERATDWRGNNNIADSIFRQMKLEDHPEPTWVVMNPGTGGTSATIGRFIRYQKYNTKLCVVDPENSVFHDFYKTGNKDLTLDAGSKIEGIGRPRVEPSFIPGVIDEMRTIPDVASVATARWLEGILGRKAGASTGTNLFGALQLACEMQQRGEKGSIVTLLCDSGERYLDTYYNDEWVANNIGDLTPTLALLANFEKTGQL, from the coding sequence ATGTGTACCGATCATAACTGGATAAATAACGCTATTCGTAAAATTGAAGCAGATTACCAACGCTCTGCTGATACGCATCTTATTAAACTTGATTTGCCTATGCTTGAAGGTATCGATGTATACCTAAAAGATGAAAGTACACATCCAACAGGTTCCCTTAAACACCGTTTAGCGCGCTCTCTATTTCTTTACGCTATTTCTAACGGTTGGATTGGTCCAAACACACCAATTATCGAATCATCATCTGGCAGCACTGCCGTATCAGAAGCGTATTTTGCGCGTTTATTAGGTTTGCCATTCATTGCCGTTGTACCTCGTAAAACAGCAACAAAAAAAATTGAAATGATAAAGTTTTATGGCGGCCAAGCGCACTTTGTAGAACGTTCTGATGAGATTTACGCTGAATCTCGCCGTTTAGCAGAAGAATTGAATGGTCATTACATGGATCAATTTACTTATGCTGAGCGTGCCACTGACTGGCGTGGTAACAACAACATTGCAGATAGTATTTTCCGTCAAATGAAATTAGAAGACCACCCAGAGCCAACATGGGTTGTAATGAACCCGGGCACAGGTGGCACTTCAGCAACGATCGGTCGCTTTATCCGTTATCAAAAATACAATACAAAACTGTGTGTTGTTGACCCTGAAAATTCCGTTTTTCATGATTTCTATAAAACAGGCAATAAAGATCTAACATTAGATGCTGGCAGTAAAATTGAAGGGATTGGTCGCCCTCGCGTAGAACCAAGCTTTATTCCTGGGGTTATTGATGAAATGCGTACTATCCCGGATGTTGCTAGTGTCGCTACTGCACGTTGGTTAGAAGGCATTCTTGGACGTAAAGCCGGCGCATCCACAGGTACTAATCTATTTGGTGCATTACAACTCGCTTGTGAAATGCAACAACGTGGAGAGAAAGGTTCTATTGTCACTCTATTATGTGATAGTGGTGAGCGATACCTTGATACCTATTATAACGATGAGTGGGTTGCGAATAATATTGGTGATTTAACACCAACTTTAGCGCTATTGGCTAATTTTGAGAAAACAGGTCAACTGTAA
- a CDS encoding ECF-type riboflavin transporter substrate-binding protein: MNLSAKTVVVIAIGAALYGIGGLPMFGIPVFANTTLKPAMAVLALFSVLYGPIVGFLVGFIGHWVTDLFAGWGVWLTWVLGSGIVGMIIGLFPIITKNRIESGLFDKKDFLIFVVLAFFGNVFGYGTSAFLDTILYAEPFTKVFMQLCIIAAGNTFLIAIVGYFILNNLAKRKKQSTNLTEAP; this comes from the coding sequence ATGAACCTTTCTGCTAAGACTGTTGTTGTTATTGCTATAGGCGCTGCGCTATATGGTATTGGTGGTTTACCAATGTTTGGTATTCCAGTATTTGCAAACACAACACTAAAACCCGCTATGGCTGTACTGGCGCTATTCTCTGTGCTATATGGTCCAATTGTAGGCTTTCTGGTTGGTTTTATCGGTCACTGGGTGACGGATCTATTTGCTGGTTGGGGCGTTTGGCTTACATGGGTATTAGGCTCGGGTATTGTTGGTATGATTATTGGTTTATTTCCAATCATTACTAAGAACCGAATTGAATCAGGTTTATTTGATAAGAAAGACTTCTTAATTTTCGTTGTATTGGCTTTTTTCGGCAATGTGTTCGGTTATGGTACTTCTGCATTTTTAGATACTATTTTATACGCAGAACCATTTACAAAAGTATTTATGCAACTGTGTATTATCGCAGCAGGTAATACGTTCTTAATCGCAATTGTTGGCTATTTTATTTTAAACAATTTAGCGAAGCGTAAAAAACAAAGTACTAATTTAACAGAGGCGCCATAA